Proteins encoded in a region of the Abyssisolibacter fermentans genome:
- a CDS encoding alpha/beta fold hydrolase, whose product MKVNIDDLSINYICEGEGNPIIILHGWGANIQTMIPIFNHLKDRFQVYALDLPGFGESDEPKEVWGSKEYKDIIKKFIDKMNIKRVTLIGHSHGGRISILLASQYTKLIDKMILIDSAGLIPKRKAKYYIKVYSFKTLKFIYKSLFFWKDKKETMEKFYKKFGSDDYRSSQGIMRKIMVKLVNENLRPYLKNVEASTLLIWGRDDDQTPLYMGKIMEEEIKDSGLVVFDNAGHFSYIDQLYSFKVVIDKFLGECETNGK is encoded by the coding sequence ATGAAGGTCAATATTGATGACTTGAGTATTAATTACATATGTGAAGGTGAAGGTAATCCTATTATTATTCTTCATGGATGGGGTGCAAATATACAGACGATGATTCCTATTTTTAATCATTTAAAAGATAGGTTTCAAGTCTATGCTTTAGACTTACCAGGGTTTGGAGAGAGTGATGAACCTAAAGAAGTTTGGGGTTCTAAAGAATATAAAGATATAATAAAAAAATTTATTGACAAAATGAATATAAAAAGAGTAACCTTAATAGGACATTCACATGGCGGAAGAATATCTATTTTACTTGCTAGCCAATATACAAAACTTATAGATAAAATGATATTAATTGATAGTGCTGGACTTATTCCTAAAAGAAAAGCAAAATACTATATAAAAGTTTATTCTTTTAAAACATTAAAATTCATATATAAAAGTTTATTTTTCTGGAAAGATAAGAAAGAAACTATGGAAAAATTCTATAAAAAATTTGGTTCTGACGATTATAGGAGTTCGCAAGGTATAATGAGAAAAATCATGGTCAAATTGGTTAATGAAAATCTAAGACCATATTTAAAAAACGTAGAAGCATCGACACTACTCATATGGGGTAGAGACGACGATCAAACTCCATTATATATGGGCAAGATTATGGAAGAAGAAATAAAAGATAGTGGATTAGTTGTATTTGATAACGCAGGACATTTTTCATACATAGATCAATTGTATAGCTTTAAAGTTGTAATTGATAAGTTTTTAGGGGAGTGTGAAACAAATGGGAAATAA